The DNA window GAGCGCCGGCATCCTGATGTACAGAAGGGTGGAGAGCGAGGTCCTCGTGTTACTCGTTCATCCCGGCGGTCCCTTCTGGCGCAAGCGTGACGAAGGAGCATGGTCCATTCCCAAAGGCGAATATCAAGAGGACGAACCGGCCGAGACGGCCGCCCTGCGCGAATTCGCCGAGGAGATGGGCAGTGTCCCCGAGGGTAAGCTGCAGCCGTTGGGCGAACTGCGTCAGAAGGGCGGAAAACACGTGACCGGCTTCGCCCTCGAAGGCGAATTCGACACGTCTGCGCTCGCCAGCAATCTGTTCGAAATCGAATGGCCGCCTAGGAGCGGGCGCCTTCAATCATTCCCCGAGGTTGACCGCGCCGAATGGTTTGCCCTTTCCGACGCCCGCCGGAAGATCATCGACGGCCAACTTCCCTTTTTGGAGCGTCTCCAAACTCTTTATCTTCCAACCATACAAGACACCAATACCCCCGCAGACTGAAGATCATGCTGTCTCCCTGCGACGGCAACGAGCCGATGCCCACCTCCTTGAAAAACTCGTCGACGGCAGAAGTGCGTGAGCTATAGTTGGTCTCTGGAGTGCCATTCCCATTGATATTGCGTTTTCGGTCTTATGTAGCAAATGCCACCAATGACAACTTTCGGCCCCACGCGGTAATCGGCGCGTGCCTGACCAAACTCCTTCCGTCTTCAGAACGACTTGACACTCAATATCGCTACAATTAAAAACCATCCGGATGTTAATTAATTGGTGGTGAGATGGCGAGGCCTCGGAAGATCGATCAAAATGTAATTTTGGATGCAGCGGAGTCGGTCGTTCGTAAGGCAGGGCCGACTCGTCTTACGCTTGATGCTGTCGCAGCGGAAGCAGGGGTAAGCAAGGCCAGCGTCATCTACGACTACAAGACCAAGGAAGCGCTCATCAAAGCGATTGTGCGCCGTAGAACCCTGGAAGAGGACGGCAAGCATAGAGCTGCCCTTGAGAAGGTGGGGCACACCGAAAACGCGCATATGATGGCCCGCCTTGCCGTGGCTGGAGAGGATGCGTCGGAGGAAGATAAGAGTGTTATCCCCTACCTCTGCGCGGCTTTCGTTCAGGATGACCAACTCCGTATGTCGTTGCAGGAAAGCTATCTGAGCCAGATCGAAACGATCCTTCAAGCCTCCCCCAACCCGAAGAGGGCGCTGCTATCTTTCCTTGCGCTTGAGGGCCTGAAAAGCCTGGAGTTCCTTGTGCTGCTGCAGTGGCCAGACGAACAGCGGAAAGACATCATCAAGGACATCACCGACCTTCTTTGCGAGAGGGACACTGGCATCCGCGAGCCCGTCCATCCGCCGATCGCAGGTAAGCTGACAACCGACTAACTCACTCGACATTCCCCAAAACTTCAGCGGCTCGATGGGCAACGGTGTCCATCGAACCCTTCAACGCGCCTATAGAAAGCTACGATCATGACCATCCGCGCCTCGGAAATATCTGCCGTCCTTAAAGAGCAGATCAAAAACTTTGGCCAAACCGCAGAAGTATCAGAAGTCGGTAAAGTCCTGACGGTTGGTGACGGCGTTGTCCGTGTTCACGGTCTCGACAACGTGATGGCGGGCGAGATGATCGAGTTCCCCAAGGCCCAACTTATGGGTATGGCACTCAACCTTGAAGACGATAACGTTGGTGTTGTGATCTTTGGCGGCGACCGCAACATCATGGAAGGCGATATCGTCAAGCGGACAGGCAAGATTGTGGATGTCCCTGTTGGTCCCAACCTCCTTGGCCGCGTGGTCGATGCCCTCGGCAATCCGATTGATGGCAAGGGACCGATTGAAGCCGCCGAGCGGCGGCGCGTGGACGTGAAGGCTCCTGGCATCATTCCACGGAAGTCAGTCCATGAGCCGATGCAGACTGGGATCAAGGTCATTGACTCACTTGTCCCAATTGGCCGTGGTCAGCGGCAGCTTATCATCGGCGATCGCCAGACAGGCAAGACCGCGATCATCTTAGACACCTTCCTCAATCAAAAGCCGATCCATGATAATGGCCCCGAGAACGACAAGCTCTACTGCATCTATGTAGCTATCGGCCAGAAGCGTTCGACTCTCGCTCAATTCGTGAAAGTTCTCGAAGATCGTGGTGCCTTGCCATATTCAATCATTGTTGCTGCAACAGCTTCGGAAGCAGCTCCGCTCCAATACCTGGCTCCATTCTCAGGATGCGCAATGGGCGAGTGGTTCCGCGACAATGGCAAGCACGCCTTGATTGCATATGACGACCTGACGAAACAAGCGTTCGCGCACCGGCAGATGTCGCTGCTTCTGCGCCGCCCTCCTGGTCGTGAGGCTTTCCCTGGTGACGTATTCTACCTCCATTCGCGATTGCTGGAACGTGCGGCAAAGCTCAATGATGCGCACGGGGGCGGTTCACTCACAGCTCTCCCTGTGGTCGAGACACAGGCTGGCGACGGGGCCGCTTACATCCCTACCAACGTCATTTCGATCACAGATGGTCAGATTTATCTTGAAACCGACCTATTCTTCCAAGGTATCCGGCCCGCCCTCAACGTTGGTCTGTCGGTGTCGCGCGTCGGGTCAGCAGCCCAGACCAAAGGAATGAAGCAGGTTGCTGGATCGGTGAAGGGCGAGCTTGCACAGTATCGCGAAGTTCAAGCGTTCTCGCAGTTTAGCTCCGATCTCGACGCGTCAACGCAACGCCTCATCAATCGCGGGGAACGCCTGACAGAAATGTTCAAGCAAGCGCAATATTCTCCCCTAAGTACCGAGGAGCAGATCGCCATCGTCTTCGCCGGAACAAACGGCTATCTCGACAAACTCACGAAGGATCGCGTGGGCAGGTTTGAACAAGGCCTATTGGCGCACATGCGAAGCGCTGGAAAGGAAGTGCTGGAGACCATTCGCATCGAGAGAGCTTTGTCTAAGGAAACATTGGCAAATTTGAAAGTCCGAGTGGAAGCGTTCTCGAAAACCTTTGTATAGGTACAGGTTGATGATCACTGGCGTTACCCTCCGGCGTCCCTTCCCTCTCAGATCGGAGTGACCGCTTCTGGCGCGAAGGTGTCATGAAGGAACGCCCACGATTGGTGGCAGTTGCTGCCGAATTCCGCGCGTTTGTCTTCTCGGTGATCGGCGGCGTCGGGTTCCGCCGAACGTGTGACCGTTTCGAAATTTGATCCTGCTCAATGTCCTGCGGTCGCCGTTGTCTACGATGGGTCATCATCGTTGGACGTTGGGAAAGTGCCATGACACATCTATTTGTTAACGAGCGGATTGCAGCATTGGTCGCAACCTGGCTGGCGATATCCCCCTGGGGGTGCTCGGTTTCGGCAAGGTTCCGCTCACCTCAATCAATGCGATCGCATGCGGCGTCCTGGTATTCAGCTGCTCGGCATGGATCGTCGCTCAGCGTGAGCAGCAGCCGGTACGCGTGCGGTCGCGCCGCTGATCCACCAACGTTGTTTCCCGCCGCGGGCTCGCTCGCGGCAATACCTTTCAAAATCGAAATCGGGAATGGTAAAATGCAAAAGGTGAGAATTCCGAGAGAAAGTTGGGTACTGGTCTGTGACGGTGTTAAGGCTCTGTTTCTGCGCAATGACGGAGACGCCGAACTCCTTAACCTGATCCCGGTCGAAGTTTACGGTGATGAAACAGCCTCTCAGGCATCCGCTTCGGATCGCCAAGGCAGGGTTTATCAATCGCAGGGTCGGTCTCGTTCGGTCCATGATTTGGATTTGAAGCAGCGAGCAGAAGAGGCGTTCGTTGGCGATGTCGCCCGCAGGCTTGATGAACTGGTGCGCGATCACGAGATCCGGCATTTGACTGTCATCGCTGCGCCGAAAGCCCTGGGCGCCCTTCGCGAGCAAGCCTCCTCAGCCGTGCACGCCGCTATCAGGGGAGAAATTGCAAAGGACTTCACCATGTTGCCCATTCCGGAAATTGAAGAAAGGTTGGCAGGTTGATCCGCCCGAAGACGAAGACAGCTTCGAGGGTAAAGACCTTTCCCATACGGAGCGAAACGACGAGCGAGGCCTGGAAGCCAACCATCTCGCCTGAGAAGGTTCGCTACTTCATGCTCAAGGCCAGGGAGTTCGATGTAAAGGACGTCGTGACCGAACCCAATCCAGGATCAAATCCGTCCGACGACAACATGATCGAGGTCTTGGAGGATCATGGCGATGATCCCGTCGAGATGGAGCTTGCAAGTGCGATCTGGGCGCTAAACGAAGACGAACAAATCGATCTTGTTGCACTCGCATGGCTCGGGCGGGGAGACGGCGGCATCGACGAGTGGGATGACCTCCGCGCCCAAGCAGCGGACGCTCATAACAATCGGACGGCAGCCTATCTTCTCGGCCTGCCGCTCCTGCCTGACTATCTGGAAGATGCACTGGATCAGTTCGGCGAGACCTCCACCGACTACGAGGCAAGCCGCCAGTAAAGCGTAATTGTCCCTCAAGACGATCCGGGTTGCTCTGATCCTGTCTCGCTCTTTTCTCGTCGATGCGAAAATCCACCGGCAAGTTCTCGATGCTCAAGCCCGACCGGCGCGAGCATCGAGACTTCCCATTTAGCCGATTGTCATTCGCCGCAGGACGTCCGTCTTCCAATAGAACTGGTGGGCCAGAGCACCGGCGATGTGAGCGACAACCAAAGCCCACAGCAGGACTTTCATTATGCCGGCATGTAGCGAGCCCAACACCTCGATACCAAGATAATAGGCGGCGATGCCGGACAAAGGCATAGCAAAAATCAGCAGATACAGACCCACATGCGCCAATCGCGCTGCGACCCGGAACAGCGCCGGTTCGTTGCCTGCCTCGTCTGGCACCCCCTGCACAAAACGCACGCCCAGGCGGAGTATTGCGAGAACCAATATAACTATGCCGACATAGGCGTGGATGTTTGCGGAAGAGATGTCATCCGCCGATGGTGTCCCGCCTTGTCGCACGATGCGATGCCATGCGTTCATGCCGTCGGGGAACAGCAGATTGAAGAAAATCAGCAACGCAATAGTCCAATGAAGAAGGCGTTGCGTCGGGCTATAGTTCGTCGATATCGATTGCGCCATGAAAAGAGCTCGCTCAAAGGTTTAGTTCCGTCGAGTCACAAGATGCTGATTTAAACTGACATTCACATGAATTGACGCCAGTTCACGCTATGAACGTCACGGCCAGAACAATCTGTCCGCCTTTGATATTGCCATTATAATGCCGAGCCTGTTCGGCACATGTTCATCCACCACATTTGCTAGCGCGGTGATATTCCCGCATTCCTCAATCGATGGACTGTGTCGCAGCCTGTGGAATTCGGTTCGGGTTCGTTGCCAACAGCTTCCACGGCCGCGTCCAGTAGCTGAAAAGCGTATTCCACCGCTGCCTCGGTGTCTTCGCCGCAAAGTTTGGCTTTCCTGCATCGATTTTGAAGTGCTTGTTTGATCCTTCGTCTTATTGAGGCCAATGGTTCGGCCTCTGCTCCGACGAGGAGCTGACGCAGGCAACTTGCGGCGACGACTTCCGAAACAATGAGTTTTCCCTCGATTTCACCGAGCGTCGGCATGGCAAAACGCTCGCCACCTCTTTGGCATTCCCGATCTGTTATCAGCATGGTTTTCCTCCCGTGGTTAGTTTCCAGCGACTTCCTCATCGAGGGCTCTTTTAACCCGCCGTAAAGTGATGGGGCGTCCCTTTCCATCGGTAGTCTTTCCTAACCGTTCCTTTAGATTGAGAACGATGATCCGGCTGCACCAAAGAAATGTAAACCTGGGCGGTCATCGCGTCTCCTCGGATATCCTTCGACTTTATACGCGCGCGTCCTCGTGCACTTTGAGCGAGATCAAGGAATTGGGGACGCAATGAAGATTACGCTTTACTTATCTCCAACATGAAAGGCGAACTGGCCATGACCATCAAAACTGTCCTGAGTGTTCTTGACGTCAATCGCTTCGACAATGACCTGAAGAGCGCAGTCGATTTTTGCCAAGCACATGACGCCCATCTGACCGCACTTGTGGTTTCATTGTGCACAGCTCCTCCCGTCGGCGCCTATAACGTCCTTTCCGCCGTCTGGCTTGAAGACCGACAACGCGAGATCGACGCCTTGGCCGACAAGGCGGCCAGTGTCAGAGCGTCACTCGGCAGCAGCGAAACATCCTATGATGTGCAGGAAGTTTACACCGAATCCGCCTGGGCAGACCAGGATATTGCGGAACGGGCACTTTATGCCGATCTCGTCCTCATCGGCGCTCAAGCCGCGAGCAACGAGGACCTTCGGCGAAGGGTAATCGACGGGGCATTGTTTCAATCGCCGACACCGATGCTTGTCAACCCGGGCAGCAAAACGATCGGGCCCGCGCCAAAAGCAATTTTGGTGGCCTGGGATTCGAGCGACGAAGCGGCGCGTGCTGCCCGCCAGTCCATCGACTTCTTGCGGGCCGCCGACGCAGTCCACGTTACGCTTGTTGATCCGTTTGCCTCGAGCTCTGCCAACGGGGAAGAGCCCGGCGCGGATATTGCCGCCTTTCTTGCTCGGCACGGCGTTCATGTCGATGTTGACCGGATCGCAAGCGGTGGGCGACGGGTCGACGAGGCGCTGCGTCAGCATGCGCTCGACATCTCTGCCGACATGATTGTCATGGGTGCCTATAATCACCCGCGGCTGCAGCAGCGCTTGTTTGGAGGCGTGACGCGATCCATGCTGGAAGACTCCGAGATACCTCTATTTCTCGCCCGCTAACAAAAAAAGCGCGCCCGGAGCAGTTTCCCGGGCGCTTTTCATTTTTGGCGATTTTGCAGCCGAGCCGCGACGATCACCCGAGGCAATGTTCAGGGTGTCTTGATCGAGATTTTCCGGTCGCTCTCCTGTGCGCCAGGCTTTTTCGGCAGAGCCACCTTCAAGACGCCGTTCGCAAAAGAGGCATCGATCTTGTCGGTATCGACACTGTCCGGAAGCTGGAAGCTGCGCTGGAACGAGCCATAGCGGCGTTCCGAAAGATAGTATTCCTTCGCCTTCTCTTCCTTGCTTTCCTGCTTCTCGCCTTTGACCGTGAGAATGCCGTTTGCGAGCGTCACGTCCAGATCCTTAGCCTCAATGCCCGGAAGCTCCGCCGTAAGCTCATAGGACTTGTCGGACTCGACAAAGTCGACAGCCGGCATACCGCGCGTAAAGGTGGCGGGGAAGCGGGCGAATGGGCGGTCAAAAAAGTTGGGCGTGAATTCGTTGAAGACACGATCCATCTCCGACCGGAGGCTCTCGAATGGCGACCAGCGTGCCATCGCGGGCGCAGGTTTATTCTCCGTGCTCACAGGGAGCTTCTTTGCCATATCGGCCATATCTTTCTCCTCTTCGTGACAATGACCATCCGGTCTTTTTGCAAATCGTCTTTGTGAGACGCAATTTGATTAAAAGCTTTGTTGCCCGGCACTTCATTGACCCGCATCAAATGACGGCAAGCCAGCGGTCGGCTGCGGATTGTGATAGCTGCGATTGCCGCCCATCCTTTCGTGGCAGAGCAGATAACCGCTCGACAGGCTGGTAATCTTGACTTTCATCAAGGCGAAGGCGGACAGAGCGCGCAATCCTTCTGGCAGCGTGTGAGAGGAGATTGGCATGAAACCGCAATTCCATCTGCCATTGGTCACCTATCCGGACAGCAGTTCGTTTGCGGTCATCCAGAATGCCGTCGACTTCGCCCGCCATCAAAAGGCCGACCTCACCGCAAGCGTTTTACAGGTGAAAATACCCCCCGGTCGGCAATCATTCCCCTCAGTCATCGATTTGGAAAAGATGCGTGCCGAGGCCGAGCGTTTTAGCCGCGACAGTGGAACGGCACTGTGCGAAACCGTTCGCGATTATGCACAGAAGGCGGGAATACGCGCCGTGATCCAGCCGTTCGAAGAGCAGGAGCCCCTCGTCGCCGGCACATTGGCCGGGCTTTCACGCGCCTATGATTGTTCGCTCATGGAAGCGTCTGAGTCAGCGAGACCAATTGTCGAGAGCATTTTGTTTGAAAATGGCCGTCCTCTTGTCCTGCTTCCTCCCGACAATTTCTGCGGCCGGATCGATACGGCAGCGATCGCCTGGGATGGAAGTGCGGCCCTTGCACGGGCGCTGACAGGCACGCGGCTGTTCCTGGAAAATGCGTCGCGAGTCGTATTGATCTCCGTCACTGATGATAAGCCGATCGATGAGGCGGCCCGCGATCGGTTCGCAACCGTGCTTCGAAACGCCGGCCTGAATGTCGAGACTGTCTCCGTCAAAGCCCATGGGCAACAGGCGGCCAATGTCATTCAATCCGTTGCCAAGGAAAATTACGCGGACCTGCTTGTCGCGGGAGCATTTGGACACTCCAGACTGCGCGAATTCATCCTCGGAGGCGTCACCCGGTCACTGCTGACGAGTCTTGAGATGCCGGCCTTGCTTTCCCATTAGCTTAAAGTGCACGCAGCGCGTTAAAGATGACCGCAATATCGATAACTTCCTGCAGCAATGCACCTTGCACCGGTGTCAGATATCCGAAACTCGCGACAATCATCGCTAGGACCGAAAGCCCGATTCCCGAATAGACGCTCTGAAGGGCGATCGTCCGGGATCGGCGGGCTATATCCAGCGAGGTTGCGATATGGCGAAGGTCATTGCGCAACAAGACCACGTCCGCGGCTTCCGCTGCCGCCGCGAGATTACGCTGACCGACTGCGACGCCGACATCGGCCGCCGCCAGCGCAGGCCCATCGTTGACGCCATCGCCAACCATCATCACGCGGCCGTACTTGGCTTCCATTTTAACTGTTTCGACCTTTTCCATCGGCGTGAGTTCCGCCTTCACGGCATCGAGACGAAGAGCACCGCCGACTGCGCTCGCGACCTCCTTCCTGTCGCCGGTGGCGAGAGTGAAGCGCTTGACACCAGACTGTCGAAGATTCTCGATGGCGCTTGGGGCATCGCTTCGTATCGGATCCTCAAGCAGGATCATACCGGCGCAATTTCCGTCGACTGCCACATAGATCATGGCTGAACGTCTGGCGGCTCCCAGGGGTTGCGCCATATGCCCGACCCTGGCGGCGACGAAACTCCAACCGCCGACTGCCACTTTGCGATCGCCGATAAATCCCTCAATGCCCTCTCCCGCCACTTCCGTGACCATCACGGGCTTGGAAAGCCTGAGGCCGCGTCGCTTCGCCTCCTCGACGACGGTACGGCCGACCGTATGCGCGGACGCCTGATCCACGGATGC is part of the Rhizobium jaguaris genome and encodes:
- a CDS encoding NUDIX domain-containing protein translates to MKKSAGILMYRRVESEVLVLLVHPGGPFWRKRDEGAWSIPKGEYQEDEPAETAALREFAEEMGSVPEGKLQPLGELRQKGGKHVTGFALEGEFDTSALASNLFEIEWPPRSGRLQSFPEVDRAEWFALSDARRKIIDGQLPFLERLQTLYLPTIQDTNTPAD
- a CDS encoding TetR/AcrR family transcriptional regulator, giving the protein MDAAESVVRKAGPTRLTLDAVAAEAGVSKASVIYDYKTKEALIKAIVRRRTLEEDGKHRAALEKVGHTENAHMMARLAVAGEDASEEDKSVIPYLCAAFVQDDQLRMSLQESYLSQIETILQASPNPKRALLSFLALEGLKSLEFLVLLQWPDEQRKDIIKDITDLLCERDTGIREPVHPPIAGKLTTD
- the atpA gene encoding F0F1 ATP synthase subunit alpha, with the translated sequence MTIRASEISAVLKEQIKNFGQTAEVSEVGKVLTVGDGVVRVHGLDNVMAGEMIEFPKAQLMGMALNLEDDNVGVVIFGGDRNIMEGDIVKRTGKIVDVPVGPNLLGRVVDALGNPIDGKGPIEAAERRRVDVKAPGIIPRKSVHEPMQTGIKVIDSLVPIGRGQRQLIIGDRQTGKTAIILDTFLNQKPIHDNGPENDKLYCIYVAIGQKRSTLAQFVKVLEDRGALPYSIIVAATASEAAPLQYLAPFSGCAMGEWFRDNGKHALIAYDDLTKQAFAHRQMSLLLRRPPGREAFPGDVFYLHSRLLERAAKLNDAHGGGSLTALPVVETQAGDGAAYIPTNVISITDGQIYLETDLFFQGIRPALNVGLSVSRVGSAAQTKGMKQVAGSVKGELAQYREVQAFSQFSSDLDASTQRLINRGERLTEMFKQAQYSPLSTEEQIAIVFAGTNGYLDKLTKDRVGRFEQGLLAHMRSAGKEVLETIRIERALSKETLANLKVRVEAFSKTFV
- a CDS encoding host attachment protein, with the protein product MTHLFVNERIAALVATWLAISPWGCSVSARFRSPQSMRSHAASWYSAARHGSSLSVSSSRYACGRAADPPTLFPAAGSLAAIPFKIEIGNGKMQKVRIPRESWVLVCDGVKALFLRNDGDAELLNLIPVEVYGDETASQASASDRQGRVYQSQGRSRSVHDLDLKQRAEEAFVGDVARRLDELVRDHEIRHLTVIAAPKALGALREQASSAVHAAIRGEIAKDFTMLPIPEIEERLAG
- a CDS encoding DUF3775 domain-containing protein encodes the protein MLKAREFDVKDVVTEPNPGSNPSDDNMIEVLEDHGDDPVEMELASAIWALNEDEQIDLVALAWLGRGDGGIDEWDDLRAQAADAHNNRTAAYLLGLPLLPDYLEDALDQFGETSTDYEASRQ
- a CDS encoding cytochrome b, with product MAQSISTNYSPTQRLLHWTIALLIFFNLLFPDGMNAWHRIVRQGGTPSADDISSANIHAYVGIVILVLAILRLGVRFVQGVPDEAGNEPALFRVAARLAHVGLYLLIFAMPLSGIAAYYLGIEVLGSLHAGIMKVLLWALVVAHIAGALAHQFYWKTDVLRRMTIG
- a CDS encoding universal stress protein yields the protein MTIKTVLSVLDVNRFDNDLKSAVDFCQAHDAHLTALVVSLCTAPPVGAYNVLSAVWLEDRQREIDALADKAASVRASLGSSETSYDVQEVYTESAWADQDIAERALYADLVLIGAQAASNEDLRRRVIDGALFQSPTPMLVNPGSKTIGPAPKAILVAWDSSDEAARAARQSIDFLRAADAVHVTLVDPFASSSANGEEPGADIAAFLARHGVHVDVDRIASGGRRVDEALRQHALDISADMIVMGAYNHPRLQQRLFGGVTRSMLEDSEIPLFLAR
- a CDS encoding Hsp20/alpha crystallin family protein, whose protein sequence is MADMAKKLPVSTENKPAPAMARWSPFESLRSEMDRVFNEFTPNFFDRPFARFPATFTRGMPAVDFVESDKSYELTAELPGIEAKDLDVTLANGILTVKGEKQESKEEKAKEYYLSERRYGSFQRSFQLPDSVDTDKIDASFANGVLKVALPKKPGAQESDRKISIKTP
- a CDS encoding universal stress protein, which encodes MKPQFHLPLVTYPDSSSFAVIQNAVDFARHQKADLTASVLQVKIPPGRQSFPSVIDLEKMRAEAERFSRDSGTALCETVRDYAQKAGIRAVIQPFEEQEPLVAGTLAGLSRAYDCSLMEASESARPIVESILFENGRPLVLLPPDNFCGRIDTAAIAWDGSAALARALTGTRLFLENASRVVLISVTDDKPIDEAARDRFATVLRNAGLNVETVSVKAHGQQAANVIQSVAKENYADLLVAGAFGHSRLREFILGGVTRSLLTSLEMPALLSH